The following DNA comes from Tachypleus tridentatus isolate NWPU-2018 chromosome 9, ASM421037v1, whole genome shotgun sequence.
GAGGCGAGGAGATATATTTCTTAGGAAATGCAAAAGTCCCCgaataaaaatcacatttaccAAACTCACAGGAGCATCCCTCATTCCACACACATAACAAAAGTATCTAAACACACATTTACCAAACTCACAGGAGCATCCCTCATTCCACACATAACAAAAGTATCTAAACACACATTTTCCACACTCACAGGAGCATCCCTCATTCCACACACATAACAAAAGTATCTAAACACACATTTACTAAACTGAATGTATGCTAAGCCAAAATATATATAGAATGGAAGTCAGAAGATTTTCTACCAGCTTTTATACAATGTAAAGTCTTAAGATAAGTGTTCTACTTTAAGCACCTGAAAGTATGTGTCTACACAACTACTAAGAATATTTGAGTCTCAAAACTAAGCTAACATTttcataacaaagaaatattaggACAGCCAAGAATGTTCGAGTCTAAACATacaagaaaagacaaacagatgACTAATAGAGTCTCTAGTGTTGACTAAAGTAATATTAGGAAATTTAGTGgtgtttaataaatgttaaacacaTTCCATGTGGCACATACAGATTAGTTAACATTACAGACTGTATTAGTTATGTTAGTTAACTTAGTTGTAGatgttcatttttaaaatacatacgaCTAATACAGTCTAGGGTTGACTAAAGTAATGTTACCATTCTTAGTTGTACATGTTAATTGTTAAACACATACCAGACAAGACATACAGATGACTAATACAGTCTCTAGGGTTGACTAAAGTAATGTTAGTGTACTTACCtgtaaatgttaaacatataccATATAATATATACAGCCAACTAATTGCCATCCATAAAAAGGTCTTACCCGTGGATGTTAAACACATTCCAActaattttaatcataataaaaggTCCTTACCCATGAAAGTAAGACTCGAAATAAAGCCAAAAGATCCAAACCACCCAAAACTGTCTTGAATATACTGAATTGCTAAAGCTCCCAAAACACAAGACAttgactgaaataaaaacaaataacattcacatgtgaagaaaaataaaaatcagatgCTGTATGAACCACAAGACAAAATAAAACTCAGGTAATATAATATATCTCATACTTGAGAGACAGTAATACCAACTTTAGCCAAATGaaggaatacaaaacaaaatttgtactaAATCTCAGAGTTTACAAACAAGTCAAACTAATTATCTATCTATGTtcaagaacaaaacaaattataattttatagttcattaaacaaacaaattaggtAACTAAACATCAAAACTACAGGAGTGGTAAATTaaattatagtattattttaacaaaattataaaccataaaatatGCCAATAACCTCTTATAGAGTGTTTTGTAATAACAGACATTTAAACTATTACAGCATACTGATAATGTTGCTGATAACTGACACTGACATCAGTCAACTTCAAGGCAGGTATAGCAACAGCATATCAGAAAGTTCTGAAGTTGTTCATAGATTCAAACATTTCTCTTCTGTCCATGCAGCATATCAATGTTATCATGGCAGGAATACATTATTGTCCAAAGTATCAcaataagtaaattaatatgtTAATCATTAAGTTAACATAGTCCTCAACTGTTACCAAAGTATCGGATGTTAGGTTGAAATAGTCCTCAACTGTTACCAAAGTATGGGATGTTAGGTTGAAATACTCATCACCTATTACCAAAGTACCAGGTATTAAGTTGAAATTGTCATCAACTACTACCAAAGTTAAATTAGGCACAATGAACAACCCATCTTTACAGTTCATTTTGTAAATGTACTAATATTTCACGGTGTTTGTTGTATTACGGTACAGATCTTTTCTGCATATAATTTGTTGAGTTCAGATATGCTGGCTTACAGCCCTCAACCTTCACTTGGAAAGGTATGCAAATTTTAACACTAATTCAATTTGGATAAGTCCATTTCTAACTGAAACTACTACATCAGTATTTCTGACAAATACAGTGAAAGAAGAATCAATAGGAagatttgattgaggtgtttaagattgtaaagggaattgataatgttgatgtatcatcttttttcatatttaacataaCAGTAGACCTAGGGGACATTTATATAAAATCTGGACAAGgttggagtcatcttcagctaaaacagttttttacttttgtaataagGTTGTCGGCTTTTGGAATGGATTGCCCTTGGATATTGTGAGAGTCAAGATGAACCAATATGACCCTTGCTGCCTCCAAATATGTTACATTAAATTAGTTCATAATGGTATCTTCCTTACTAACTTtcttaaattcaataaaaataataatataaaaagaaaaaaagtaaaacatccaCAATACTGTTTTCTGTATTCTGAAGATGACCGGTatgggtaataaaactttaatataacgtgatagaacaatgtttcgaccttcttaggacATCTTGTTAacaactgactgttgctgggcACATCTTAGCAAAGACAGTGTAAATAATTTCACATACCCATTTACACTCAACCTTAACACATGTGCCCAGCAAGTCAGTTGTAAACTAaatttttgttaacttgaagatgacctaagaaggtcgaaacgttattctgtacattatattaaagttttaatacccacaccagttgtcttgagaatatattttacttcaaatgggtttctcatcatcacaaaataCTGCTGTACTCActggaaaaatgaaaacaaaacccaCTGAGGTCCCAGAATGCTTTGCCCCATACACCTTGGCACATGCTGCAGGAATCAATACAAAGACTGCTGACATAACAAACTCGATTGCTAAAACCCAAACTGTAAACATTATCTTGTAGCCATATGGTGTAGCGTAGAAGGTTAACATAAATGCAGTTAGAAGAGCATTTACACTGGCCATACAATCCTGAAATGGAAACAACagatagttatattttaatacatactagCTGAGCCATAGAATTAAATAAGAGACTCCATCTCTTTGTtaaattgttacttttaaattgaATTTATCTGTGAGTTAGTGGGTCACTAATAACAcgtgaataaacaaaattaccatCCATATTATAATTCCATTAGTTTCTGTTTGGGTCCTCTGTATGGATGGGTCAGTTCTTTACACTGAGCATAACATTAGATATGTAAAGTTTACCACTGTTATTAACAAATGTTCAGACTACAAAAGAACAAACATGGTGCAACTAGACAAAGGAAACTTGCCTGAAGTTAACTACTACTCTTGTCACCACCTTAAACTTGACCTCTATTGTAGAAATTGATATTttctcaaattttttttttattacgatACTTCACAAACCTAGactatattaaagtttttaatttaaagacaaaTTACATTTCATGATAATTTCTcagtatatttaaaactgaacaaTATTTTCCAAACACCCAAAACTTCATTGAATTCAATCTAGCAcctgtgaaaataaaacattttctcagacaaatagaaatattaagaaacaatcCTAAACAGTACGTTAATTAAGAGGGTGGTAAAAATGCACAACGTATCCTTGTAAGAGGTTTTGTCCAGTAGTAATCCCCATATAGGTTGGCTCACACTATTAGTAACACCAGTTAAGGCTGTCACAACTGACAAAAAAGAAATCATCCTTAATATAGGTTTGTCCATATGCCTGAAACAAGAGTGACACAAACCATTTCTTCTTTATTAATGAAaagcttaaaaataatataatggtaattttatacacacacacacaaaagtatgCTCTTTAATAcacattatacaaaacaaaacactagtTATGACAGTTTGTCACAAAAACTCTTAAACATACAAATGTGCTATTAAAACATGACTGAAACCAGAGAATGTTTAGGTAAGTACAGAATATAAAAACagacaatataacaaaacaatactcagttttgtctgtcctgaaaataGTTACATACTTTACTAACTAAATGCACATGAACTTCAGTTCAATGGGTGTAAGTGAAAGGGAAATACATTTTGTAGAATACCATAATAAAAACTTCACAGTTCAGTAAAAGGCCTAACGTTAGGTCATAGAATTACAGTACAAGCACATCTGTTAATAGTATGGTAAATTTTAGCCTTAACTAAACTAAACCAAACAAGTTACAGTTAAGGGAAGTGATAAAACCTGTCCTTGTAATTAAAAGCCTGTTAGTCTTGCATCAGTTGTGGGAagtgtgttaaaacattttacaaagtaatttaacaaaatttagaactTCATTAGATAAtcaaagttatttcattaatggaaaaatcttacaaaaagaTACTATGTAAATGAAGGTAATGGTAtcgatttggtgtatctggattttcaaaaagcatttaaCAAGGAGCCATAAAATCAGCTTGTAAAAAAATTCTCTATAGGTTTGGGAGATAAGgaactggatagaagagtggcttgatggaagaaaggaGAACGTTGTTACAAATGGAGCTCAGTCAGAATGGATAAACATCACAAGTGGAGTACATCAAatctcagtcttaggacctttgctctatGCAATTGACATCAATGACATGGATGAAGGaacagttaataaattatttgcaaACTATAATAAGCAGTGTGATGTTGATAGTGGTAAGACAAATAGAATTTTAGATTGTacctacagaaatactgaatacaagtctgaagttataatttcattgtataggtcactggttaggccacatttagaaTATAGTGTTCAGTTTTAGGTTCTTTACCTCAGGAAACatattgaattgttgaaaaagtTTCAGAGAAGGGTTCCCAAAATGAAGGGGTTATCACATGAGGAGAAGCTGAAATATCTCATTGCATTTTCTTGAAGAAATGGGGAGGGGATCCGAGGgaggtgtttaagactgtaaAGGAACTGAGTGTTGTTGCATTATCTTTCTACATATTGAACAGTGAGAACAGTATAACTAACACTAAGTATACATTTTGGCAGGTTAGAGACATCTCCAACTAAGACATCTGGGTGGTTTGTATTTGGAATGGATTGCCTccagatgttgtagaggcagtacaTATATAAGTAAGTGTAAGAAATGCTTCATAAGTATATGAATAAGGGCTAGCTTTACATTCTCTTAAGATAATTTAGTTAATGTAGGAAACAGCTAAAACAGACAAAAATGTCCCATGTTGTCCTGAAACATATTATATTCATAAAGAGTAGCCTCTACTTAAAGGTTTGACTATTCTAAGGCCTAAGACAAGTGCATtttctacaaaaaacaaatttgtggTATAATAGAGGatacaaaaacacatttaattacaatatgaagttataaaaacataactATGGTTATTTAAAGACATAACGCCACTATCGTAACAGATTATTTCAACGTCAAAGACAACCTTACTATCCGAGATgatgagaaaatccacttgtagagaaaatatgtatataaaatagctGGTATGgtagaaagcactatgtagaggtaaacagcgtttcaaccttctttgatCATcatgaacctgaagatgaccaaagaaggttgaaacgacATTCattcctctacatagtgctttctacccataccagctattttaCATATGTATAGCCTTACCATCTTAACTGGGCTATTTCAACAACAGCAGACGTAACCTTACTATCTTAACTGTTTACTAACATATTCCCAGACATACTTTACCTTGGTCATAGCTATCATAAACAGGATACTCTGGAAAGATAAAGCCATGGTAAACGTGAGAATATAAAACTCTcttgttttaaacattaacataactGAAAAATTGTCCTCTCCTGCATCTTTGTTTTTCCTTGTTTTCAAGTTCTTTTCTTCCATCTTCTTGACTTAAATCATCCTTCATCTTCTCACTTCCATCTTCCTGTATTACAATAATCTTCAACTTCTGCTCATTTTCCTCAACCTAAATTtgattatgaataaatattttgttaagactAGAAATAAACAATCTGATAACAAAATTGTTTCTATTTAATCACAACGTTTTGCTTCACACCTACAGCATATTGCCTGAATGGTTATGAAATTGATTGACCAGAATACCAAGATCCTTTACTTCCATAACAAACTTAATGTTATTCACAGCaaatttataattgaaattatgataacaCAAGCATTACTTTGCATTTACTATCATTCAAAGCTATGTAACATTTTCCCAGCTCACTAACTAATCCAACtccttttgtaaagcaacagTACTCTCCTCCTCATAGCCAGCAATATTTAAACCTAATTTTATcaacaactttaaataattcattaaccATTATTTCATCTGTATCATAGATGAAAATCACAAAGAGCAAAGGTCCAACAATAAGCCCCAAGATATcccacttttataataattttcttccATCCAGCTAGTTTGCTATTCAATGAACCAACTTATCACCTACACCTACAGAAAAGCCTTTAATCTAGAAGCATGGCTCTTTGATTGTGTTTTGAATCTTTGGTCAGATAATTGTTAGCCAATGCCATGTTGTGTCCTAAAGTAAGACACTTTACCTACTTTTAAAGTTTACCCAGTTGTATGAAATGTACACGGGCTTCACCACCAATGGACTGGTATCTTCTCTAGAGAAATGGATCTCCATGTTCATTCCCACTAGAAACTGTAGTTCAGTTACACTGACACTATGTCTTGCAGAGATCTTACATTTTCACTCACTAACATTATGTGGCATCtggtcaaatgctttctgaaaatccatatGAACCATATCTACACCTTTACCCTCATCTACACAAGTAACCtattcaaataatatcaaaacatttgtAAGACAAGATTGTCTTCTGGTAAACACACTTGttctaattttttcttaacaagctcaAAATTAATACCATTAACTTATTCAATCATTCCTCAAACAGTAGaatttaataatcattacataCCAGCCTTCTTGTACCATTCCTCAAACagtagaatttaataataataattagatattaaCCTATAAAGTCTGTATAACTGCTAGTACCTTTAACACATTACACATTATTAGTTCTTGTATCACTGATAGCAAATCATTTGTTCTGTCagttatttacttaatttaaacaGACAATTAAATCAACttctctttaattaaaaaaacaaattgctAATAGCTTCATTCCTCAAATTTAGACAAgattaaataactgaaaacacctaagaaataactatagaaaattaaagttttcattatACAACTCATCGTAACAGACATTTAAAAATGAtcctattaaaataaaaacaaaaattttaaacaatatactaTATGATAGAATGTAGTCATTCTTATCCACTGAGGTTTCATATAACTTACATTAATGTCAGGATTTTTCTTAATGGGAGGGTTAACCAGGAAAATGCAGGCAACCAGCTGCAATACCAAGTAAATCCCTCCTAATAGAGGGAACGTGATGACAACTTGGTCTAACAGATCTGAATCTGTAAAGtaccttaaaaaataaacaatacaatcaCCAAACAATGTACATTCTaagaactgaaaattaatatataagaaattatagCAAACACACGTCCCTCTAAAACATGCATACTTACACAAGCTTATCCTTTAAAACAGTGTCTTTAAATATTTGTCCTTACTCAAATCACTTGATAAATACTTATTACAGTCATGATTTCCTAACATTTTATCACATTACTATTAAATTACTATTAATAACCAACCAAAccatttctaattaattttatatttagttctgTAAATTGCATGTCAAAACTTCAATATTCTTACCAAGTACACATCAATtcatttcacttttgttttttctatttatcaTAATTGTTAATCTTAATTAAACCTTTACTCTTGCCTTTGGTCTTTAAAATCTTTGAATACTAATACACAATTCTTCCTCTTGCTTATGTATCTATAGTTTACCCATATTTATCTGGAGGCAAATTCAGAGGATTAATGAACTCGGTTTGGATTGGGTTCAGAATTAATGGGGCAAGTCCAAATCCTGCAGATGACATTCCAACCACAAGGCCTTTCTTCTTAGTAAACCACTGTGTGTAGAAAGAAAATTTCTATGTGACATTAATGCACTCACAcagaaataacacaatattaaacTAATACCTTCATTTTTACAGATACAAAgagggttgagtacattatattgaaATGTCATTAAATGTAGACTGATATTCTATGGTATACTGCAGACAGTATGATGCCACCAAAAACTTCATCACTCTCAGGAATGGTGTGTAATAGGTCTTTTTTACTACAGAAGTGCTCATAAATCATAATATTCAAAATggaattgtaaaaaattaaatgaatcaACTTGGAGTATCAGGACTATCCAGAAAGTTATTTTCAAGTCCTATCCCACCCACTGTAAGTAAAGTATGACATCTTAAAAGTAGCAAAAGCTATCCATGAACTGTTTCTTATGACAATCAGATAACTTAAGCATCTGAAGAATGAAGCAAACAGTCTTGTTAATTCATAAGAAACATACTAGTAAAGGTAACGGTAACAGTGACTTTGGATTTCTCTTTAATCATACTATTGAAACAAGCACAAGAAACATTTGTCATTATACACAAGATGAATTAGAGAAAACAGGAAGGTTGTATTTAGAACATCACAGATTGCTTGACCAGATGGAGGAAAATGAAGTGTAAATGATAAGGTAAGACttacaattaatataataaactccacttacatacatacatacataacatatacacacatttttacatttacaatttacctttccaacaatttggtatttcaatgtttttcaaacaaaaatcttattttaatttatatttatttttcatgttacagTGACTAACAAATGATTcatgtgatttattttaaaatttgatttgtttagttaaaattaatactgtacaaataaatagaaacaataaactaatttACCTGGACTGTTCAGAGAAATAGCTAGTACACCTCAACCCACACTGTTCTGTATAGAAGGCCAATACACCCCAACCAATATCAATTTGTTCAGAGAAATAGCCAGTATACCTCAACCCACACTGCTATGTGTACCTTTCTATGGAGAAGTAAAATCAGTACACCCAAACCCATATaacttttttaaaagaaaataaatcacaatCTAATTCAAAGATTTATACAAAAGGAAGCTCAATAGATTCCAATTACCATGAGTTTCAAAAGGACACATCTCAGTTCATTGAAATCCATAGACATTTCTAAGAAATATCATTAAGGTCAATATAACTCAACCCACATGGATTTCTAAAGATAGTCAGAAGTGAAATTGCCACAATTCAACAGGTTTTAACaaaaaatgcataaaaatgaCATGCCTAATGCACTTCACCCAGTGTCATAACTTTATACAGAAACTTCATCAATATAGAAGCAAAAAGCCCAATCAATCCATACATTCATATAACAATAACATGGTGTTATGGAACAAcagacctattggtccatctcagctgtcacATCCTCTAAACtatcataaattaaaacaaaacatgaagcCATCCTTATCTTTCACACAGTTAAAGCTTTCTTAAACTCGTTTAAATTCACTTCTCTAACATCTGATGGCAACCCATTCAAAAAGCTAACCATCctattaaaaagataaaactattagctgaagatgactcctatgcTACCAAAATCTATatgtgtcccctagtcctactattaACTTATGAACAAATGATGATGTATAAACACTATCAATTACCTTAATCTTAGACATCACAAATTcccaactcttcttttttcaagaaaaaagaaTTTTGAAGACTTCAGCCTCTCCTCATGTGTCAACCACCTCTATCCTAAGTATCATTCTATTAACCCTTtaaaacaattcaatgtctttcctaaatTAAGACTGAACATAAAGTTCCAAATGAGGACTAACTAGTTACTTGTAGAATCAGATAACATCTTTAAAATtgcatttaatatttctgttcatTCAACTTACTCTTATTTACCCTATCTTTAAGAAAGGCACACTGCCTGAATGACTACCCTATCTTTAAGAGCACACTGCCTGAATGACTTAAGATACTGGTTAACCATTATACCAAAATTACTTCCATggcactgttaaggttattcccatcaaatCATAATTCACACCATGATAATGccatacattataaataatttaaaaattacacttgtttagaatgttatttacaattaaaaggaatattcctttcagttttaaataagtgcattatcttgcatttattataaataaaacccatctgccatttatttacaaaactcaCTAAATGTTTTAAATCCTTTAAATTaccagcatcctcttcacagatAGCAAAATCCAAAACCTTGACATCTGCAAAAATTTGTTGTCCATTCCTTCatatatgtcattgatgtaaGTTAAAAAGAGCAAATGTCTTAAGACTGAGCCCTCAGGTACACCCATTTGAGAAATTAATCCAACTTGACTGAAATCCATTTACAACAACCCTCTGCTTTGTATCCAATTAGCTTACTTCTCCCCCACAACAGATATTTGTACAAACCTTTTATGTGACACTTTATGAAATGTGTTCCAAatatccagatacaccaaattcaTACCCTTATTCTCATCTACATAAACaatgatattttcaaaaaatgtcaaaagatttgtaaagcaaaAACTTCCTTAAGTGAAACCATCTTAACTatacaataaaattctaaatttcattaaatcGTTTTACAAAGTATCTTTTCTCagactttctaaaacttttcccacaactgatgcaaaaatataattactgggacaacttttAACATCACTTTGAAATGAGAAGTTACAtaagctaacttccaatcctctggtatcTGCCCATTATTCAAggatttataaataaacaaacatcaatgaGTGAGTGACTCACAATATCAATTCATAACGTTCTTCAAAACCCTAGAGGAAATATTATCTGGGGACTTAATGgtcttaacaagctcagaattaatgtaaTAATCTTACTTATTCTTGTTTCCATCTATCCATCCTTCAAGATGTGGAATATTGCTTGgatctttgttagtaaaaactgaaaacaaattagaATTTAAATACCCCAGCTAAACACGGAAGTAAATAGAACAATGACCACTTACACCCAGATATTGCCAAATTTCAATCAGATAATTCTTTCTAATAATTTAAGTTAACAATAAaggtaaaatagcattatttttgtagttttcttgACTAATTGGTGACAAAAGACAATAACAGCCTTTCTTCCTCATGGTTTAACTCTAGCCTTTATCTGTATGCATGAAATTAAAACCACTCATAATTACCACTTTATTAACAGCTAAAATGTTAATCTCACTGTgaagttttactaattttatcagcATCATCTGATTATCTGTAACACTCCCATTAAAAGCCTTTTCTCCTTGTATCCACTAACAGAAATCAAAATGGATCCCATCTTCTTGgtattatctttaatatcttAAACTTTAACAGgatgtaacttacattttaaacaaatccACACCTATCCCCTCTTCAATACTCTATCCCTATCAAATAGCCTATAACTTTGCATTTCAAAtaaacttctgtcatcaaaatcatttatatttaactcattcccattatatcaaaattttctgTTCCTACAAGTGGTTTAAAAATcatctgttttattctttatatttctagcattataatagtaacaattaagcctatcctaATAACTGATTTTCGACTTATCTGTGCTCAACCATTATCggtgttcctgggcagaaagtgttatttcccaattgcttatggctaaagtaaatggaaaaaacctatttttcttttcaaactttgcttttgtgacctgggaaatgaaattttcaaatttacccattttccaaaccATTCCATGtggattcagtgctgagtagctgatagaattttctcgaacttacaagaattttcaataactttctggGATGTTGTAGAACTTTAAGAACCTTTTActattttctagaactttccattgtaatatatatccaggtgctcaccactcaccacttcagttctAGCTGCCAAAGCAAACATATAGACctatccaaggaggctttaccaagtttccctgttatctttgcctttgggacagcagggacactgcaacacactacaacaggaagcactggccttAATGGAGCAAgttctcaccattgcacataaaattgggtcttatgcaGCAAGTACCTTCAAAAcctcttccctaagctgtctgaggcaaaggtcaatgttagtgtcttcattggaccacaaataaagaagatcctggagtgcacagaatcccccaagaagctcagtaagaaggaaaataaagcttggggcagttttgttgcagtggttcagggcttTGGGGCAATCACTAGgccaaaattatgtggaactgtttcaggttctggtgaagaactacaacaaaatgggctgcaggatgttcctcaaagtccatatctttgatgctcatcttgataaattcaaggagaacatgagagcatactcagaAGAGCAAGGTAAGctcttccaccaagatatactgggcTATAAATGccctaccaaggagtgtataatgaaaacatgatgggagaccatATTTGGGGGATTatagtgaaagtgatttacattacagttgcaaatctcgaaaaactactcacttctaaacattttgttcatttttctacaactttagcataaatacatggaaatcttgattcatatgttttattcagaccttatgtatatgaaaatgtgcaaatttgcccgtttttacaaagaaaataggttaatttctagatttcattatccacgtcacaaaagcaaagtttgaaggtaataatgaccattttctgcacttttacaacataagcaattaagaaataacacatactatccagaaacaaaatttgtgttacatagtgttctgGACATTTTCTCTTTCCTTTCATTTAGATTAGTGTAAAACGATGCTAAAACAACAGTGCTATTCTCGTCCATTCAATCAAGCTTTAATTAAACAGCAATATTAAAGTTGAAATACAGATTATCTCACACTGATATGAAATGCTGCAGAGAAAAAATCAActgacaaaataaatttaatcaagTAATCTGAGGAATGTCATTTTGAATGTATATAAAGCAGAAGCTACTGTTAACAAGTAATATCTAATATGTACATAACAAGAATCTTAAAGGGACAACATTATGGATACTGGAACATTCTTTACAGCAGTGTtgctgtaatatatttaacaaagatGTATGTTAGAAGTTATGTACTCAGTTCTTACTGTGTTAAAACAAGTAAGTATGCAGAACCCCTGTACTTCAAAATATGCCCCAGTTTCCACACCCTTCTACTACAATGTTAAAAAAGTATCATATTTATCTTACCTTCATGCCAGTCATTAGTGAGGGAGCAAAAGCTAGACCCATACCGATGCCCGGAACTAACCCATACGTTATTACCATTGCCACAAAACCTCTCTTGATAGCAAACATAGTTAGAATAGTGGATCCACTGTTTCAAATAAGATGTGTATGTAATTACAAGATTATACAAGTTGTAATTCTACATACTAT
Coding sequences within:
- the LOC143224653 gene encoding uncharacterized protein LOC143224653, whose product is MASVNALLTAFMLTFYATPYGYKIMFTVWVLAIEFVMSAVFVLIPAACAKVYGAKHSGTSVGFVFIFPSMSCVLGALAIQYIQDSFGWFGSFGFISSLTFMAFIATLFFPEREKVKKVQGELREPKQ
- the LOC143224654 gene encoding apicoplast pyruvate carrier 1-like, with protein sequence MNFRGILVSFCGFLIQFTTGHLLTFINMNTYITSYLRERIDKSVNYSISPWINAATILGRGLFMPIGGRLGDRLGPRWACLFGSVLFSGSTILTMFAIKRGFVAMVITYGLVPGIGMGLAFAPSLMTGMKWFTKKKGLVVGMSSAGFGLAPLILNPIQTEFINPLNLPPDKYGYFTDSDLLDQVVITFPLLGGIYLVLQLVACIFLVNPPIKKNPDINVEENEQKLKIIVIQEDGSEKMKDDLSQEDGRKELENKEKQRCRRGQFFSYVNV